TCTTATGATAGAGCCTTTTGATGAGAAAACTGTGAAAGTTATGTTATTGTTGGCCACTTCAACTTCGTGTCTGATGTAACCAAAGAAGTTTTCATAATTAACCGAACCCGTTTGATGGTTGATTTGCAAATAGGCGTTGATATCATTACCATTCATCCTCAATATAAAGTCGAACCATGACTCAAAACCGCATTTTGCTCCTATGGAATCTGGTTTGACTGATAGTATACGCAATCCTTGGCGtgattcatcaatttcagcGTTTTGATGTATGATGCTTTCATTAGAAAGCTGTGATTCTATTGTACTGACTAACTTCTTTGCAAAGCCAAACATACTGAACACAGACCTTGAGTGTATCACCAAGGTTTGAACGACACATCAACTGCTCGTGTTTTCGGtgtgttgattttttttttcggCACCTGCATCAATTATGTGGAGCCTCGAGCTTCTTTAGCACAAAATCTTCAGAGAACCTTcactgaatttttttttttccagttcAAGTAACATTAGTAAAAGTCTCCTTGCATCAGCTTCAACTGAACTGTAGATGTTCATTAGGCGGCGCTTCTTTAGCATTATTGGCAGAGCTATGAATGGTACACAGCAATACGAGACAGAAGTCTTGAAAGTTAATCCCTCTACTATTATCattaatgatgaaaaaaagtcaATAGAATTTACTAATAGTGAAACTAAGAAAGCTATCGAGACAGCAGCTAGTTTGTTAAGAAGCTCACAAGTGGTGGGCTTTCCAACCGAAACTGTTTATGGCTTAGGTGCTAGTTCGTTGTCATCAGATGCGGTTACAAAAATATATGAGGCCAAAAACAGACCTGCTGATAATCCTTTGATTTCACACATCTCTTCAGTTGACATGAttaaaaatgttttcaaaaccGAAGTACCTGAAATATACAACCCACTAATATCTAAATTTTGGCCGGGGCCATTAAGTATAATTCTACCGGTTTCCGATGACTGTCCGGTATCTCCAGTGGTAACTGCTGGACAAAATACCTTTGCCGTTAGGATGcctgaaaacaaaattgcCAGAGCCTTGATACAAGTTTCCAATTTACCACTAGCTGCGCCTTCTGCTAATGCATCAACCAGGCCGTCACCAACTAAAGCAGAACACGTTCTACATGATCTGAATGGTAGAATCCCGTTGATTCTAGATGGTGGATTGTGTGATGTGGGGTTAGAAAGTACGGTTGTAGATGGTACAGTGGACCCACCCATGCTCTTAAGACCGGGAGGAGTGAGTTTAGAAGAAATTCGTAAACTTGGTCATGGATGGGAAAACATCGTTTTAGGTAAGAAGACAGCAGGACAGTATGAAAAAGTCCGTACGCCTGGAATGAAATATAAACATTATTCTCCTACAGCCAGAGTGATTCTTTTCgaaaattttgataagCTGGAGTCTGCAATTGATACATATCTAAAAAACAGTACAAT
The window above is part of the Pichia kudriavzevii chromosome 1, complete sequence genome. Proteins encoded here:
- a CDS encoding uncharacterized protein (PKUD0A02920; similar to Saccharomyces cerevisiae YGL169W (SUA5); ancestral locus Anc_8.111), whose amino-acid sequence is MFIRRRFFSIIGRAMNGTQQYETEVLKVNPSTIIINDEKKSIEFTNSETKKAIETAASLLRSSQVVGFPTETVYGLGASSLSSDAVTKIYEAKNRPADNPLISHISSVDMIKNVFKTEVPEIYNPLISKFWPGPLSIILPVSDDCPVSPVVTAGQNTFAVRMPENKIARALIQVSNLPLAAPSANASTRPSPTKAEHVLHDLNGRIPLILDGGLCDVGLESTVVDGTVDPPMLLRPGGVSLEEIRKLGHGWENIVLGKKTAGQYEKVRTPGMKYKHYSPTARVILFENFDKLESAIDTYLKNSTITSNTKIAVLTTKHWDTSGGGNLVIPLGKEGEEIQRNLFAALRDADAQEVDLIFVEGVDEGEQGLAIMNRLSKAASDIISNK